TGAAATGTTCCGACTGACCGTTCATCCCGGATGGAGGCCAATCCGATGCCCATGCCCCATGTGTGTGGCGGCGCGACACTGCAGTGCAGCTTCGGCGTGGCACCGGCCGTGCTGAACGTGCTGCCGATGAACCGCGTGCTGCTCGGCAGCATGCCGGCGGCGACGCTGATGGACCACATTCCCATCGTCAACATCACGCCGTTTGCGATGTGCCAGAGCATGGCCAATCCGGTCGTGGCGGCGGCGACGGCGGCCAAGCTCGGGGTGTTCTCGCCGATGCCGTGCGTGCCGATGACGCCGGCACCGTGGATTCCCGGCGGGGCGACGACGGTGCTGGTCGGCAACATGCCGGCGCTGAGTGCCGGCGGCACGCTGATGTGCAACTGGGGCGGGGTGATCAAGGTGGTGTCGCCGGGGCAGGTCAACACGCTCTTGCCCTAGGTGTGAAGAGTCAAGACGTTGTTTTTCGTTGCTGAGAGACGGGACATGGGCACGTGGCAGCCGATGCCGTGATGCGGACGGTGCCAGTTGTAATAATGATTCCAATACCTCAGGACTGCGCCGCGCTCATCCGAGTGTTGATAGGTTTGGCCGTAGGCCCATTCGCGCAGCGCGGACTGGATGAAGCGCTCGGCCTTGCCGTTGGTTTGCGGTCGGTAGGCGCGGGTGAACCTCTGCTTAATGCCCAGTTCAACGCAAACGCGGCCGAAGTCATGGGAGCGGAAGGCGGGCCCGTTATCGGTGATCAGGCGCTGGAGCGGTACGCCCAGCGTTTTGAAGTAGTCGTTGGCCGCACGCAGGAAGTCGATGGCGCTGGCGCGGCGCTCGTCGGGGTAGAGTCGGGTGAAGGCGATGCGACTATGGTCGTCGATCGCCACGAACAGATATTCCCAGCCGCTGTTTCGGCTGTTCTGGCGACGATCGCCGGTGATGCGATGGCCGACCTGCTCGAAGCGGGCGAGCTTCTTGATGTCGACGTGCAGCAGTTCGCCGGGCGTTTCGCGCTCGTAGCGCTGCACAGGCTCTGCGGGCTGCAGGTCGCTTAACCGCGATAGCCCTGCGTGTCGCAGCACGCGACTGACGGTTGCTTTGGACACGCCGATATAGCTTGCGATGCGAGCCTGCAGGAACAGCTTGCGACGCAATTCGATGATCGTCAGGGCAACGCTGGGCGCAATGGCACGTGGCGAGCGCTCGGGACGCGAGGATTTGTCGAGCAAGGCAGCCGCGCCGCCGACCAGATAGCGGCCCAGCCACTTGCGGGTGGTGACCGCGCTTACGCCATGGCGTGCCGCCGCCGCCGCGGTCGACAAACCATGCTCGGTGATGTCCTGAACCATTTCCAGGCGACGCAGATACGTCAGTCGGGCATTCTTATGTGTGTTCATCCGGTGTCTTGTTCTGTGACTGGGGGTTTGGCGATTTCCAGTCTCGCAGAACTTCTCCGGGTGAACACCCGAAACAACCTATTGAACCTTCACACCTAGGTGTGAAGAGTCAAGACGTTGTTTTTCGTTGCTGAGAGACGGGACATGGGCACGTGGCAGCCGATGCCGTGATGCGGACGGTGCCAGTTGTAATAATGATTCCAATACCTCAGGACTGCGCCGCGCTCATCCGAGTGTTGATAGGTTTGGCCGTAGGCCCATTCGCGCAGCGCGGACTGGATGAAGCGCTCGGCCTTGCCGTTGGTTTGCGGTCGGTAGGCGCGGGTGAACCTCTGCTTAATGCCCAGTTCAACGCAAACGCGGCCGAAGTCATGGGAGCGGAAGGCGGGCCCGTTATCGGTGATCAGGCGCTGGAGCGGTACGCCCAGCGTTTTGAAGTAGTCGTTGGCCGCACGCAGGAAGTCGATGGCGCTGGCGCGGCGCTCGTCGGGGTAGAGTCGGGTGAAGGCGATGCGACTATGGTCGTCGATCGCCACGAACAGATATTCCCAGCCGCTGTTTCGGCTGTTCTGGCGACGATCGCCGGTGATGCGATGGCCGACCTGCTCGAAGCGGGCGAGCTTCTTGATGTCGACGTGCAGCAGTTCGCCGGGCATTTCGCGCTCGTAGCGCTGCACAGGCTCTGCGGGCTGCAGGTCGCTTAACCGCGATAGCCCTGCGTGTCGCAGCACGCGACTGACGGTTGCTTTGGACACGCCGATATAGCTTGCGATGCGAGCCTGCAGGAACAGCTTGCGACGCAATTCGATGATCGTCAGGGCAACGCTGGGCGCAATGGCACGTGGCGAGCGCTCGGGACGCGAGGATTTGTCGAGCAAGGCAGCCGCGCCGCCGACCAGATAGCGGCCCAGCCACTTGCGGGTGGTGACCGCGCTTACGCCATGGCGTGCCGCCGCCGCCGCGGTCGACAAACCATGCTCGGTGATGTCCTGAACCATTTCCAGGCGACGCAGATACGTCAGTCGGGCATTCTTATGTGTGTTCATCCGGTGTCTTGTTCTGTGACTGGGGGTTTGGCGATTTCCAGTCTCGCAGAACTTCTCCGGGTGAACACCCGAAACAACCTATTGAACCTTCACACCTAGGTGCTGTAGAACGCTGCGCCTTGCCAAAGCCGAATGACGCCCGAGCGCAGTTCGGCAACGCGCATGACGGCCGGTGCCTAGTCGTGCCCCTGCCAGCGCCGCCACCACCAGGCGAGGCGCGAGATCGGCTTGTTCTCGGCGTCGAGCGGGCGGCCGTCGGTATGGAAGCCTTCCGCCGGGCCGGCCGGTTTGCCGTCGACGAAGCGGTGGCGCTCGGCAAGCCGGCCGTTGGCGTGGAAGCGCTGCTGCAGCCCGTGCAGCTTGCCCTGCCGGTAGCGGCTGTGCTGGGCCAGACGTCCATCCGGATGGAAAACCTTGGCATCGCCATGCGCGATGCCGAGCCGGTAGCTGGCGGTGTGCAGCAGCTTGCCGTCGGGGCCGAAGAAGCTCGCCGGGCCGTGCAGGGCGTTGTCGGCGTACTGCATCCGGGCGGCGAGCTTGCCGTTCGGGTGCAGCAGCTGGAACGGGCCGTGCAGGGCGCCCTGCTGATAGGCGAGCTGCGCCAGCGGCCTGCCTGCCTCGCGGATCTGCAGCGCACCCTGCAACGCGCCGCCGGCGAGGGTGCCGGTCAGCCGGGTCTGCTCGCGTTCCAGATCCAGTGTCTGTATGTCGTCCACGGCCTTGTCCATCAGTTGAGTTTGACGATGCCGCCCTTGACGGTGAGCATGCCGCCGCCGTCGACGGTCTGTTCGGCGGCGGCCTTGTTCATCAGGCTGACGCCGGCGTCGTTGGTCAGCGTCGTGCCGGCCTTGTTATCGAGCGAGGTGCCCGCCTTGTTGGTCAGCGATGTCCCGGCCTTGTTGGTCAGCGCCGTGCCGGCCTGGTTGGTCAGCGCGCCGTCGCTCTTGGCGGTGTAGTCGCCGGTGCTTTGCAGTGTCAGCGTGCCGCCGACCTTGATCGTCAGGTTACCGTCGATCGTCAGCGTGTAGTCGCCGCCGATCTTGTGCTCGAACTTGCCGCCGGTGCTGTGGCTCTGGTCGCCGCCGACCTTGACCGTGCGCTTGTCCTTGATGTCGACAGTCTCGGTGCCGGTTTTCACCGTGACGCTGCGGTTGCCCTTGTCGATCGTCGTCGTGTCGTTGCCTTCGCTGACGGTGCGGGTACGGTCGTTCTTCACCGTCAGCTTCTCGTCGTGGCCGACGGTCGTGCTGCTGTCGTTGAGGATATTGGCGTTGAAGTCCTTCTGCGCCTGCAGGAACACTTCCTCGCTGTTTTTCTTGTCCTCGAAACGCAGCTCGTTGAAGCCGCCGCCGCCCTTGCTCGAATTGGTCTTGATGCCGCTCTGGGTCTGGTTGGCCGGCAGCGCATACGGCAGGCTGTTGTCGCCGTTGTAGACGCAGCCCGTCACCAGCGGCCGGTCCGGATCGCCGTCGATGAAGGTGATGATCACTTCCTGGCCGATGCGCGGAATGAACTGGGCGCCGAAGCCCTTGCCGGTCCACGCCTGCGCCACGCGCACCCAGCACGAGCTGGCTTCGTCGTTCTTGCCGTCACGGTCCCATGGGAACTGGATCTTGATCCGGCCGTACTGGTCGGTCCAGATTTCCTCGCCGGACTTGCCGACCACCGTCGCGATCTGCGTGTGCATGTACGGTTTCGGCGTCTGCCGCAACGGCCGGTACGGCGTGGCCTTGGGGATCGCCTCGAAGCGGTTGGCGTAGTGCTGGTGATCGCCGTCGTGGGTCACCGCGGTCACCAGCCACTCGATGTTTGCGGCGGCGTTGTCGTGGCCGGTCAGCGTGAACGTATGCCCCGGCACCAGCCAGCGGCAGTCGCTCTCGCCGACAAAACGCAGCGCCTGGCTGCGCAGCGCATTGACGCGCTGTTTGGCCAGCGTGTCGCCAGTCGCCTTCACCGTGTAGCCGCCCGGATGCTCGTAACGGCTCAGCGGGCCGTCCTTGGCCTGCGCCTGCGTGTACAGCGCGGTCGTCGGCGTGGTGAACTCGTAATCGGTGGTCCGGTGGCCGGTGCTGACCGCCTGTTGCTGCAGCTGGCCATCGCGGATCGCGTGCAGCGCCCGCCCGCCCATGTCGCCGGGCTTGAAGGCGATGCTCGCCGCGTTCGGACAGGCCGGAAACGCGTCGTTGTTGTCGGCCAGTACCAGCGTGTGCTTGCCGGCGGCATGGGTGAAGAACCAGAAGATGCCCTCGTCCTCGAGCAGCCGCGAGACGAAGGCGAAATCGCTCTCGCCGTACTGAACGCAATACTCGCGCGCCGTATAGCTGGCATTGAGCTTGAGCTGGTAATCGCTGAAACCGTGCACCGCAAACACCGCCTTGACGATGTCCGGCGCGGTCTTGTTCTGGAATATGCGGTTGTTGCTCGCCAGCGTCAGCCACCACAGCCATGGTCGCAGCGTGACGGCGTAGCGATCAAAACCGCCGCTGCCGTCGAGCGGCAGCTGGCCGATCTCGGCGCAAAGGCCGTCGAGCGGGCGCTTGTCGCTGTCGTTGTTCAGCGAGAGCGTGACGTGCTTGGCGATCGTGTCGCCCAGCGTCAATGCGCTAGCGCTGACGCACTGCACGCCGATCTCGCCGAGCGCGTTCAAGGCTTCGTGGCCGCTGAAGGCGTTGGTGTACAGCGCGTCGAGCGGCGCAGTCGCGGTGAGGCTGAGCGAGGTGTTGGAGTCGGTAGGGCGGGTCGGCACGGCTGGGCTCGGTGATGCTTGCAGGCTGGAAAAATGTCCGGTGGCTTAGAGCTGATCCACCTTCTTGTCATCGATCGAATCATCCAGCGCATTCAGCACCTGCGTCGTAGTCACAGTGTTGCCGGTGCTGAGGATGAGTTTTGCGAATTCTTTCTCTTGCAGCAATCTTGCCAGAATGGTGTCCAATCCGCCCTTGAAGACGACGTTGGCCTTGTACCGGATGCCTTCAGTGTAACTTTTGACGCAGTCCAGGACGTAAGCGTACTTCTGGGTCTTGTTGAGCTTGAGATTGACAATCAGTTTGGCGTCGATAACGGAGTCGAGCAGAACGGTAAATGATTTTTTCAATGGTGGAATGATGAACGCAATCTGCTTTGGATTGCCGAGCCGTTCAATGGCGATCTGGCACAGCAAGCGGGAGCAGTTGTGGAAATACGTGCACGCATTACCAAACTCCCGATCGTTTACCATGTCGCTTTCTACGTTGAATCCCCGCATGATCTGATTGGCATTCTTGCCATGGTGCGAAGTGGCTATTTTCAAATCCCGGGACAGAAATTCCAGAACTGGCAAGATGCTTTCCAGCCCCTGGAGATAAGTGTCGATCAATTTGAAAACGTGCGGTGTCTCGCTCAGCGCCGGGCGGAAAGGATCCAGGTGCACACGCAGCTCACCGATATGCTCGCCCAGGATCGCATGCAGATCATTGAAAGCGTGGTTGCCCTGGCTCGGTAGCGTGATTTTATTTCTCCGTTCCTCCCAGAGCTCGTTGGTTGCCCATTCTTCCTGTTGCACGCGAAGGGTGCTGTCGTAGTATCCAAAAAACTGGGAGAGCGTAAAAGGCTTGTCGTCCGTGGCGGATTTTTTCTCGATGAACGGCGTGTAAATCTTCTCGATGACGAACTCGTCCATTCCCCGGTCGATCTTGCATACCAGCGTAAAGTCGGCATGGGCTCTCGCACTTTCCTCGTCGCGATAAATGCAGAAGTTGGCCTGGCGATTGAATTTCGACCTGAACTGGCTGACGAATTTCCCCAGCTTCAGCAGACGAATCTGCATGTCGTTCAGTTCGATGGAATTGGTGTCGGAGTACGTGATGATGCCCAGCGCCTGCGCCCAGCAAAACCGGTTCAGATCAATGATCGATACGTCAATATCGCTGTGCTCGTCGAAAGACCAGCCTTTATCGTCCTTCTTCTTGCCGCGCAATCCGCCGACAGAGCTGCCGTGAATCATGATGCAGATCGGCTGCTCGTCGATCAGAGGTGCGAATGAGTTGATCAGTTTTGGTCCGTTCTTTTTGCTGATGGCCGTGATCAGCCCGAACAGCCTTTTCTGAAACGCGTCTGCCGAGTCAAATGCCAGCGGAAAACTCTGATTGGCGGCCTGAAGCAGAATGCCAACGTCTTTTTCGGTCAGCCCTTCCTTTCTGTCGATGATCTCAAGAACGATGTCCTGCTTTTCTTCCCGCGTTAAGCCGTTTTCCGTTTTCAGGTTGATAAACGTATGGCTGTGCTGGGCGAATTTTTGTGGCAGCGCTTTGACAACGACCGGCGGCTGAATCTGCTGAAGATGGTTGCTGTTTGGCTGAGGCAAAACCGGTACGTGCACTGGAATCAACTTCAGCGTGGCGTAGTCCGGTACTTGCTTCTGGGTGAGGTCGAATTGCACCTTCAATGGGGTGGTTTGTGCGGGGGGAGCGTTCTTTTTGAAGAACTCGGCCCTGCTTTTTTGCTCCCCGGGCACAACGTGAGTGACGGTCTGCTTGTTGTGCTTGTATTCAATGACCCAGTCTTTGTTCTTCTTGTAGTAAAGGCCATCTGGCATGGTGCATCTCCTGATCTTGATCTTGCCGTTCAATGGTGGGGCTGGGTGAGACTGGGTTAGGTGTCGATAGGGTGGGTCGTGGTGCGTTGGGCGCATGAGCACGCGATGTTGGGCTTCATTTCATCCAGCCCAACCTACGAATAGGCCAGAACTATTTTTCGGATAAATACCCGTCCGCGTCGACGCGGTGAGGAGGTGGCAGGTATCGCTAGGTTAGCCTATTGATGGCCTTGAATTGTCGTTGGGCATTGTATTTCCTTGCTAAAAAGTGAACGATTTTTTTGGGTCGCTTATTTGTCGCTAAATAGTCTCGTTTGTGGCTAAGACGTGAATTTGATTGCTCCATATTTTGTAGCGGGTGATGGCTTGAAATGGGCCGATCCACCAACCCTTGGGGTTGATTGTTGGGTAGCCGTTTAAGTAGTAATAATCGTGTTGCCAAGAATCAACTAAAACGGCGTCATCACCAAATGCTGTTCTGTCATTTGTGTTGCCTGCGCCATAATTGAGATTTCCACCTGTGTGAATTACTAAAAATGCATGGTCATATCCAATGCTGCTGCATTTTGTAAAACGTGCTTTGTTTCCATGGTTGTTGTTTAGGAATTGTATTGCGACATCTGTTTTGTCTGCGCAATTTCCATAGCCGCTATCAAGTATTTTTGAAGCATACTC
This window of the Jeongeupia sp. USM3 genome carries:
- a CDS encoding DUF4280 domain-containing protein, whose translation is MPMPHVCGGATLQCSFGVAPAVLNVLPMNRVLLGSMPAATLMDHIPIVNITPFAMCQSMANPVVAAATAAKLGVFSPMPCVPMTPAPWIPGGATTVLVGNMPALSAGGTLMCNWGGVIKVVSPGQVNTLLP
- a CDS encoding IS481 family transposase, with product MNTHKNARLTYLRRLEMVQDITEHGLSTAAAAARHGVSAVTTRKWLGRYLVGGAAALLDKSSRPERSPRAIAPSVALTIIELRRKLFLQARIASYIGVSKATVSRVLRHAGLSRLSDLQPAEPVQRYERETPGELLHVDIKKLARFEQVGHRITGDRRQNSRNSGWEYLFVAIDDHSRIAFTRLYPDERRASAIDFLRAANDYFKTLGVPLQRLITDNGPAFRSHDFGRVCVELGIKQRFTRAYRPQTNGKAERFIQSALREWAYGQTYQHSDERGAVLRYWNHYYNWHRPHHGIGCHVPMSRLSATKNNVLTLHT
- a CDS encoding IS481 family transposase, with protein sequence MNTHKNARLTYLRRLEMVQDITEHGLSTAAAAARHGVSAVTTRKWLGRYLVGGAAALLDKSSRPERSPRAIAPSVALTIIELRRKLFLQARIASYIGVSKATVSRVLRHAGLSRLSDLQPAEPVQRYEREMPGELLHVDIKKLARFEQVGHRITGDRRQNSRNSGWEYLFVAIDDHSRIAFTRLYPDERRASAIDFLRAANDYFKTLGVPLQRLITDNGPAFRSHDFGRVCVELGIKQRFTRAYRPQTNGKAERFIQSALREWAYGQTYQHSDERGAVLRYWNHYYNWHRPHHGIGCHVPMSRLSATKNNVLTLHT
- a CDS encoding toxin-antitoxin system YwqK family antitoxin, translating into MDKAVDDIQTLDLEREQTRLTGTLAGGALQGALQIREAGRPLAQLAYQQGALHGPFQLLHPNGKLAARMQYADNALHGPASFFGPDGKLLHTASYRLGIAHGDAKVFHPDGRLAQHSRYRQGKLHGLQQRFHANGRLAERHRFVDGKPAGPAEGFHTDGRPLDAENKPISRLAWWWRRWQGHD
- the tssI gene encoding type VI secretion system tip protein VgrG translates to MPTRPTDSNTSLSLTATAPLDALYTNAFSGHEALNALGEIGVQCVSASALTLGDTIAKHVTLSLNNDSDKRPLDGLCAEIGQLPLDGSGGFDRYAVTLRPWLWWLTLASNNRIFQNKTAPDIVKAVFAVHGFSDYQLKLNASYTAREYCVQYGESDFAFVSRLLEDEGIFWFFTHAAGKHTLVLADNNDAFPACPNAASIAFKPGDMGGRALHAIRDGQLQQQAVSTGHRTTDYEFTTPTTALYTQAQAKDGPLSRYEHPGGYTVKATGDTLAKQRVNALRSQALRFVGESDCRWLVPGHTFTLTGHDNAAANIEWLVTAVTHDGDHQHYANRFEAIPKATPYRPLRQTPKPYMHTQIATVVGKSGEEIWTDQYGRIKIQFPWDRDGKNDEASSCWVRVAQAWTGKGFGAQFIPRIGQEVIITFIDGDPDRPLVTGCVYNGDNSLPYALPANQTQSGIKTNSSKGGGGFNELRFEDKKNSEEVFLQAQKDFNANILNDSSTTVGHDEKLTVKNDRTRTVSEGNDTTTIDKGNRSVTVKTGTETVDIKDKRTVKVGGDQSHSTGGKFEHKIGGDYTLTIDGNLTIKVGGTLTLQSTGDYTAKSDGALTNQAGTALTNKAGTSLTNKAGTSLDNKAGTTLTNDAGVSLMNKAAAEQTVDGGGMLTVKGGIVKLN